In one Echinicola marina genomic region, the following are encoded:
- a CDS encoding TonB-dependent receptor — protein sequence MKYIITGMLLLCLFGAAMAQNTFKATIKDRESNEPLLGVSVFIPDLEKGAATNAEGKVTIIGIPNGTYTLSVQYIGYQTIKLEKTFPLGEQEDFTLLMSHADEEMEEVVITSTRSSRTIEDIPTRVEFIAGEELAEKGNMKPGDIRMLLNESTGIQTQQTSATSYNSSIRIQGLDGKYTQLLRDGLPLYSGYSGGLSLMQIAPLDLKQVEVIKGASSTLYGGGAIAGLVNLVSRTPEEDRQLNFMVNGTSALGLDISGFYAEKYGKIGTTVFASYNKGTAYDPADIELTAIPNFERYTLNPRLFLYLDKETDINLGFNFVTEDRLGGNMDYVKGDSNTGYFEENNTDRLSTQFDATHRFSDHSRIQLKNSISFFERSIAIPEYTFGGKQVSSFSELNYAAYGDKVEWVLGANLWTENFDQRQGDPEQDLSFSNYTTGIFVQNTWNMAKQWALETGLRGDYQSQYGAYLLPRFSLMFEPNERITFRAGGGLGYKTPTQFTEDTERLHFQNVLPIDVSNTKAERSTGINLDVNYKWPISGELSLSTNALLFYTQIDDPMILVRNNENMYEFTQPIGYINTRGLEANMKWTYHDFKLFLGYTFADVNEHYGNETTEYPLVAKHRLNNVLMYEKHGDFWIGLEAYYFSPQKLSDGDTGKSYWIMGIMSEKKLGKHFSLFLNFENMLDTRQTRFDTIFTGNIDDPQIRDIYAPVDGFVINGGFKLNL from the coding sequence ATTCCCAATGGTACCTATACCTTGTCAGTCCAATATATAGGTTACCAAACGATAAAACTGGAAAAGACCTTTCCTTTAGGAGAGCAAGAAGATTTTACACTTCTGATGTCCCATGCAGATGAGGAAATGGAAGAAGTGGTCATCACATCCACCAGAAGCAGCAGGACCATAGAGGATATCCCTACCCGTGTGGAGTTTATTGCCGGGGAAGAACTGGCAGAAAAAGGAAATATGAAACCTGGAGATATCCGCATGCTGCTTAATGAAAGCACCGGGATTCAGACCCAGCAGACTTCGGCAACCAGTTATAATTCCAGTATCCGGATCCAGGGACTGGATGGAAAATATACCCAATTACTAAGGGATGGACTTCCCTTATATTCCGGTTATTCGGGGGGCTTGAGCCTGATGCAGATCGCACCTTTGGACCTGAAGCAAGTGGAAGTGATCAAGGGGGCTTCTTCTACTCTCTATGGGGGCGGAGCCATTGCAGGCCTAGTGAACTTGGTTTCTAGAACTCCCGAAGAAGACCGACAACTCAATTTTATGGTCAATGGAACCTCTGCTCTGGGGCTGGATATCAGTGGTTTTTATGCAGAGAAATATGGCAAAATAGGGACCACAGTATTTGCTTCCTATAATAAGGGAACCGCTTATGACCCCGCTGATATTGAGCTTACTGCCATCCCGAATTTTGAACGGTATACCCTTAACCCGCGGCTCTTCCTCTATCTTGACAAGGAAACAGATATAAACCTGGGCTTCAATTTTGTTACCGAAGACCGCTTGGGAGGAAATATGGATTATGTGAAAGGGGACAGCAACACTGGTTATTTCGAGGAGAACAATACAGATCGATTGTCCACCCAGTTTGATGCTACCCATCGATTTTCTGACCATTCACGTATCCAGCTGAAAAACAGCATAAGCTTCTTCGAAAGGTCCATTGCCATACCTGAATATACCTTTGGAGGAAAACAGGTTTCATCCTTTTCGGAGCTTAATTACGCTGCCTATGGTGATAAGGTTGAATGGGTCTTGGGCGCTAACCTATGGACGGAAAATTTTGACCAAAGGCAGGGAGATCCCGAACAGGATCTTAGCTTTTCCAATTATACCACGGGAATATTTGTTCAAAACACCTGGAACATGGCCAAACAATGGGCACTGGAAACAGGATTGAGAGGAGATTATCAAAGCCAATACGGGGCTTATCTGCTGCCACGCTTTTCATTGATGTTCGAACCCAATGAAAGGATTACCTTCAGAGCAGGGGGAGGACTTGGGTATAAAACACCTACTCAGTTTACCGAGGATACCGAGCGACTTCACTTTCAAAATGTTCTCCCCATAGATGTTTCCAATACAAAAGCTGAGCGCTCTACTGGGATCAATCTGGATGTCAACTATAAATGGCCTATTTCAGGAGAATTGAGTCTAAGCACCAATGCCCTGCTGTTCTACACACAGATCGATGATCCAATGATATTGGTGAGGAACAATGAGAATATGTATGAATTTACCCAACCCATTGGTTATATCAACACGCGTGGTTTGGAAGCCAATATGAAATGGACTTACCATGATTTCAAACTGTTCTTGGGCTATACCTTTGCAGATGTAAATGAGCATTATGGAAATGAAACCACGGAGTATCCTTTGGTGGCCAAGCACCGACTGAATAATGTCTTGATGTATGAAAAACATGGGGACTTTTGGATTGGACTGGAGGCTTATTATTTCAGCCCCCAAAAGCTTTCAGATGGAGATACCGGAAAATCCTATTGGATTATGGGAATCATGTCCGAGAAAAAATTAGGGAAGCATTTTTCTCTTTTTCTGAATTTTGAAAACATGTTGGATACCCGTCAGACCAGGTTTGATACGATCTTCACAGGCAATATTGACGATCCTCAGATCAGGGATATCTATGCCCCTGTGGACGGTTTTGTAATCAACGGAGGCTTTAAGCTCAACCTTTGA
- a CDS encoding sigma-70 family RNA polymerase sigma factor — protein METTSRAIVEKYGERLYFFILKKVKDKDISNDIFQNTILKIHMHLGQVKKPEKIKSWIFQIARNETMDHFRERSLLSEEHITNLSNTQSSSNKFCCFDRFIEELPENYRVCIEKVYLEGMKQQEAAIHLDISLANLKARVRRAKSILKQRFKECCKYSLGERGNLVGEPDCSYCAD, from the coding sequence ATGGAAACAACATCCCGTGCAATAGTGGAAAAATATGGCGAGCGGCTTTATTTTTTTATCCTGAAAAAGGTAAAGGACAAGGATATCTCCAATGATATTTTCCAGAACACCATTTTAAAAATCCATATGCATTTAGGCCAGGTAAAAAAGCCCGAGAAGATCAAGTCATGGATTTTTCAAATTGCAAGAAATGAGACTATGGACCATTTCAGGGAACGTTCCCTATTATCTGAAGAGCATATCACTAACCTTTCAAATACCCAAAGTTCATCCAATAAATTCTGCTGTTTTGACAGATTTATAGAAGAGCTACCCGAAAATTACAGGGTATGCATAGAAAAGGTGTACCTGGAAGGAATGAAGCAGCAAGAGGCAGCCATTCACTTGGATATATCACTGGCCAATCTTAAAGCCAGGGTAAGACGGGCAAAAAGCATCTTAAAGCAACGATTCAAGGAATGTTGTAAATACAGTTTGGGCGAGAGAGGGAATTTAGTGGGAGAACCTGACTGTTCCTATTGTGCCGATTAA